A part of Acidimicrobiales bacterium genomic DNA contains:
- the pseB gene encoding UDP-N-acetylglucosamine 4,6-dehydratase (inverting): MDLSGATILLTGGTGSFGNAFVSRITQQWPDAVVRVYSRDELKQSEMLKRFGDQQVRYLIGDVRDRVRTTRAAQGVDLVVHAAAMKQVPACEYNPSEAVQTNVNGTQNVIDAAIDAKVPRVVALSTDKAVNPVNLYGATKLCAEKIVVQGNAYATQSGTRLSCVRYGNVVGSRGSVVPLFREQAKQGKLTITDLRMTRFWITLDQAVDLVLYAADNMSGGEIFIPKIPSMHIGDLAKAMAPDTEHVVTGIRPGEKLHELLLTSDESRHSIDAGEVFVVLPEHPWWTEGDAWPEGVPLDGEFVYSSETNDRWLGPDELKAMLP, translated from the coding sequence ATGGACCTTTCGGGCGCCACCATCCTGCTCACCGGCGGTACCGGCTCGTTCGGTAACGCGTTCGTCAGCCGCATCACCCAGCAGTGGCCCGACGCCGTCGTGCGCGTCTATTCGCGCGACGAGCTGAAGCAGTCGGAGATGCTGAAGCGCTTCGGTGATCAGCAGGTGCGCTACCTCATCGGCGATGTGCGCGACCGCGTCCGCACCACCCGCGCCGCGCAGGGGGTCGATCTCGTCGTGCACGCGGCGGCGATGAAGCAGGTGCCGGCGTGCGAATACAACCCGTCCGAAGCGGTGCAGACCAACGTCAACGGCACGCAGAACGTGATCGACGCCGCCATCGATGCCAAGGTGCCGCGCGTGGTGGCGCTGTCGACCGACAAGGCGGTCAATCCCGTCAACCTCTACGGCGCCACCAAGCTGTGCGCCGAGAAGATCGTCGTGCAGGGCAACGCCTACGCCACGCAGTCGGGCACGCGCCTGTCGTGCGTGCGCTACGGCAACGTGGTCGGCTCGCGCGGCTCGGTGGTGCCGCTGTTCCGCGAGCAGGCGAAGCAGGGCAAGCTCACGATCACCGACCTGCGCATGACGCGGTTCTGGATCACGCTCGACCAGGCCGTCGACCTCGTGCTGTACGCGGCGGACAACATGAGCGGCGGCGAGATCTTCATCCCGAAGATTCCGTCGATGCACATCGGCGATCTGGCCAAGGCGATGGCGCCCGATACCGAGCACGTTGTCACCGGCATCCGCCCGGGCGAGAAGCTGCACGAGCTGCTGCTCACCAGCGACGAGAGCCGCCACTCGATCGACGCCGGCGAGGTGTTCGTCGTGCTGCCCGAGCATCCGTGGTGGACCGAGGGCGACGCCTGGCCCGAGGGCGTGCCGCTCGACGGTGAGTTCGTGTACTCGAGTGAGACCAACGACCGCTGGCTCGGTCCCGACGAACTCAAGGCCATGCTGCCGTGA